The Ovis aries strain OAR_USU_Benz2616 breed Rambouillet chromosome 6, ARS-UI_Ramb_v3.0, whole genome shotgun sequence genome includes a window with the following:
- the DCAF16 gene encoding DDB1- and CUL4-associated factor 16 isoform X8, translated as MGPRNPSPDPLSESESEEEENTNYLNESSGEEWDSSEEEDPVVPNLTPLESLAWQVKCLLKYSTTWKPLNPNSWLYHAKLLDASTPVHILREIGLRLSHCSHCVPKLEPIPEWPPLASCGVPPFQKPLLSPSRLSREHATLNGALQFATKQLSRTLSRATPIPEYLKQVPNSCVSGCCCGWLTKTVKETTRTEPINTTYSYTDFQKAVNKLLTASL; from the coding sequence ATGGGTCCTAGAAATCCCTCTCCTGATCCCTTATCAGAatcagaaagtgaggaagaagaaaacactAACTACCTAAATGAGAGTTCTGGGGAAGAGTGGGATTCCTCTGAAGAAGAGGACCCTGTGGTGCCCAACCTAACACCTCTTGAGAGTCTTGCCTGGCAGGTTAAgtgccttttaaaatattctacaaCTTGGAAACCTTTAAATCCTAATTCCTGGTTATATCATGCTAAACTCCTGGATGCTAGCACACCAGTCCATATACTTCGAGAGATAGGTCTGAGACTCTCTCATTGCTCCCATTGTGTACCCAAACTGGAACCAATTCCTGAATGGCCTCCTCTGGCTTCTTGTGGAGTACCACCTTTTCAAAAGCCCCTTCTAAGTCCCAGCCGGCTTTCTAGAGAGCATGCCACTCTAAATGGAGCACTGCAGTTTGCCACCAAACAGTTAAGTCGAACATTGAGTAGAGCCACCCCCATACCTGAATACCTAAAACAGGTTCCTAATTCCTGTGTTTCTGGTTGTTGCTGTGGCTGGTTAACTAAAACAGTTAAGGAAACAACCCGCACTGAACCCATCAACACTACTTATTCCTACACTGACTTCCAAAAGGCAGTTAACAAACTCCTAACTGCATCACTATAA
- the DCAF16 gene encoding DDB1- and CUL4-associated factor 16 isoform X5, with product MAPVPGRDEACSRSPTAGQTDQGPHLHWEADSRGRGYRQSFQTTPAGEGNTARLPRDYRERVERRELEETNPPPSTSRFGRMRWVSFKPFSEGDLAFLRERVIGSPGRDIRREDCGPPGCSVRGISQARILKWVAISSSTGSSPPWDLTRISCFGWREQLSHQGSPTKMQPLKLLLLFKKRKLRLRLPLQMVQQLSRQFPRAFAPSMENIGSLHTRQILGNSSYHPPAQKLLHQLTKKAITEFLFITK from the exons atgGCGCCAGTACCCGGCCGAGACGAAGCCTGTTCACGTTCGCCTACAGCTGGCCAAACTGACCAAGGTCCTCATCTCCACTGGGAAGCCGACAGTCGAGGGCGTGGTTACCGCCAAAGCTTTCAAACAACTCCCGCGGGAGAAGGAAATACCGCGAGACTACCGCGAGACTACCGCGAACGCGTAGAGCGGCGAGAGCTGGAAGAGACGAATCCACCGCCTTCAACCTCACGGTTTGGGCGCATGCGCTGGGTGTCTTTTAAGCCGTTTTCTGAGGGGGATTTGGCGTTTCTAAGAGAAAGGGTCATTGGCTCCCCCGGAAGAGATATCCGCCGGGA agactgtggcccgccaggctgctctgtccgtgggatttcccaggcaagaatactgaagtgggttgccatttcctcctccacgggatcttccccaccctgggatctaacccgcatctcctgctttggctggAGGgagcaactgagccaccagggaagccccacaaag atgCAACCCTTGAAACTACTTCTCCTTTttaagaagaggaaactgag GTTAAGGCTACCTTTGCAGATGGTCCAGCAACTAAGTCGCCAGTTTCCAAGGGCATTTGCACCATCTATGGAAAACATCGGATCCTTGCACACCAGACAGATCCTTGGCAACTCATCCTACCATCCCCCTGCACAAAAGTTACTGCACCAGCTGACAAAGAAGGCAATCACTGAGTTTCTTTTCATTACCAAATAA
- the DCAF16 gene encoding DDB1- and CUL4-associated factor 16 isoform X10 has translation MAPVPGRDEACSRSPTAGQTDQGPHLHWEADSRGRGYRQSFQTTPAGEGNTARLPRDYRERVERRELEETNPPPSTSRFGRMRWVSFKPFSEGDLAFLRERVIGSPGRDIRRELRLPLQMVQQLSRQFPRAFAPSMENIGSLHTRQILGNSSYHPPAQKLLHQLTKKAITEFLFITK, from the exons atgGCGCCAGTACCCGGCCGAGACGAAGCCTGTTCACGTTCGCCTACAGCTGGCCAAACTGACCAAGGTCCTCATCTCCACTGGGAAGCCGACAGTCGAGGGCGTGGTTACCGCCAAAGCTTTCAAACAACTCCCGCGGGAGAAGGAAATACCGCGAGACTACCGCGAGACTACCGCGAACGCGTAGAGCGGCGAGAGCTGGAAGAGACGAATCCACCGCCTTCAACCTCACGGTTTGGGCGCATGCGCTGGGTGTCTTTTAAGCCGTTTTCTGAGGGGGATTTGGCGTTTCTAAGAGAAAGGGTCATTGGCTCCCCCGGAAGAGATATCCGCCGGGA GTTAAGGCTACCTTTGCAGATGGTCCAGCAACTAAGTCGCCAGTTTCCAAGGGCATTTGCACCATCTATGGAAAACATCGGATCCTTGCACACCAGACAGATCCTTGGCAACTCATCCTACCATCCCCCTGCACAAAAGTTACTGCACCAGCTGACAAAGAAGGCAATCACTGAGTTTCTTTTCATTACCAAATAA
- the DCAF16 gene encoding DDB1- and CUL4-associated factor 16 isoform X1, with protein MAPVPGRDEACSRSPTAGQTDQGPHLHWEADSRGRGYRQSFQTTPAGEGNTARLPRDYRERVERRELEETNPPPSTSRFGRMRWVSFKPFSEGDLAFLRERVIGSPGRDIRRDEIAGEESADVGGSWGREARVNLDKACCFEGLVYKRACCLVAKSCPTLRDPRDCGPPGCSVRGISQARILKWVAISSSTGSSPPWDLTRISCFGWREQLSHQGSPTKMQPLKLLLLFKKRKLRLRLPLQMVQQLSRQFPRAFAPSMENIGSLHTRQILGNSSYHPPAQKLLHQLTKKAITEFLFITK; from the exons atgGCGCCAGTACCCGGCCGAGACGAAGCCTGTTCACGTTCGCCTACAGCTGGCCAAACTGACCAAGGTCCTCATCTCCACTGGGAAGCCGACAGTCGAGGGCGTGGTTACCGCCAAAGCTTTCAAACAACTCCCGCGGGAGAAGGAAATACCGCGAGACTACCGCGAGACTACCGCGAACGCGTAGAGCGGCGAGAGCTGGAAGAGACGAATCCACCGCCTTCAACCTCACGGTTTGGGCGCATGCGCTGGGTGTCTTTTAAGCCGTTTTCTGAGGGGGATTTGGCGTTTCTAAGAGAAAGGGTCATTGGCTCCCCCGGAAGAGATATCCGCCGGGA TGAAATTGCTGGTGAAGAGTCTGCAGACGTGGGAGGCAGTTGGGGAAGAGAGGCACGAGTAAATTTAGATAAAGCTTGTTGTTTTGAAGGCCTGGTTTACAAACGTgcatgttgtttagtcgctaagtcgtgtccaactcttcgcgatcccagagactgtggcccgccaggctgctctgtccgtgggatttcccaggcaagaatactgaagtgggttgccatttcctcctccacgggatcttccccaccctgggatctaacccgcatctcctgctttggctggAGGgagcaactgagccaccagggaagccccacaaag atgCAACCCTTGAAACTACTTCTCCTTTttaagaagaggaaactgag GTTAAGGCTACCTTTGCAGATGGTCCAGCAACTAAGTCGCCAGTTTCCAAGGGCATTTGCACCATCTATGGAAAACATCGGATCCTTGCACACCAGACAGATCCTTGGCAACTCATCCTACCATCCCCCTGCACAAAAGTTACTGCACCAGCTGACAAAGAAGGCAATCACTGAGTTTCTTTTCATTACCAAATAA
- the DCAF16 gene encoding DDB1- and CUL4-associated factor 16 isoform X4, which yields MAPVPGRDEACSRSPTAGQTDQGPHLHWEADSRGRGYRQSFQTTPAGEGNTARLPRDYRERVERRELEETNPPPSTSRFGRMRWVSFKPFSEGDLAFLRERVIGSPGRDIRREDCGPPGCSVRGISQARILKWVAISSSTGSSPPWDLTRISCFGWREQLSHQGSPTKMQPLKLLLLFKKRKLSLLIHRLRLPLQMVQQLSRQFPRAFAPSMENIGSLHTRQILGNSSYHPPAQKLLHQLTKKAITEFLFITK from the exons atgGCGCCAGTACCCGGCCGAGACGAAGCCTGTTCACGTTCGCCTACAGCTGGCCAAACTGACCAAGGTCCTCATCTCCACTGGGAAGCCGACAGTCGAGGGCGTGGTTACCGCCAAAGCTTTCAAACAACTCCCGCGGGAGAAGGAAATACCGCGAGACTACCGCGAGACTACCGCGAACGCGTAGAGCGGCGAGAGCTGGAAGAGACGAATCCACCGCCTTCAACCTCACGGTTTGGGCGCATGCGCTGGGTGTCTTTTAAGCCGTTTTCTGAGGGGGATTTGGCGTTTCTAAGAGAAAGGGTCATTGGCTCCCCCGGAAGAGATATCCGCCGGGA agactgtggcccgccaggctgctctgtccgtgggatttcccaggcaagaatactgaagtgggttgccatttcctcctccacgggatcttccccaccctgggatctaacccgcatctcctgctttggctggAGGgagcaactgagccaccagggaagccccacaaag atgCAACCCTTGAAACTACTTCTCCTTTttaagaagaggaaactgag TCTTCTCATTCACAGGTTAAGGCTACCTTTGCAGATGGTCCAGCAACTAAGTCGCCAGTTTCCAAGGGCATTTGCACCATCTATGGAAAACATCGGATCCTTGCACACCAGACAGATCCTTGGCAACTCATCCTACCATCCCCCTGCACAAAAGTTACTGCACCAGCTGACAAAGAAGGCAATCACTGAGTTTCTTTTCATTACCAAATAA
- the DCAF16 gene encoding DDB1- and CUL4-associated factor 16 isoform X9, with protein MAPVPGRDEACSRSPTAGQTDQGPHLHWEADSRGRGYRQSFQTTPAGEGNTARLPRDYRERVERRELEETNPPPSTSRFGRMRWVSFKPFSEGDLAFLRERVIGSPGRDIRRDLLIHRLRLPLQMVQQLSRQFPRAFAPSMENIGSLHTRQILGNSSYHPPAQKLLHQLTKKAITEFLFITK; from the exons atgGCGCCAGTACCCGGCCGAGACGAAGCCTGTTCACGTTCGCCTACAGCTGGCCAAACTGACCAAGGTCCTCATCTCCACTGGGAAGCCGACAGTCGAGGGCGTGGTTACCGCCAAAGCTTTCAAACAACTCCCGCGGGAGAAGGAAATACCGCGAGACTACCGCGAGACTACCGCGAACGCGTAGAGCGGCGAGAGCTGGAAGAGACGAATCCACCGCCTTCAACCTCACGGTTTGGGCGCATGCGCTGGGTGTCTTTTAAGCCGTTTTCTGAGGGGGATTTGGCGTTTCTAAGAGAAAGGGTCATTGGCTCCCCCGGAAGAGATATCCGCCGGGA TCTTCTCATTCACAGGTTAAGGCTACCTTTGCAGATGGTCCAGCAACTAAGTCGCCAGTTTCCAAGGGCATTTGCACCATCTATGGAAAACATCGGATCCTTGCACACCAGACAGATCCTTGGCAACTCATCCTACCATCCCCCTGCACAAAAGTTACTGCACCAGCTGACAAAGAAGGCAATCACTGAGTTTCTTTTCATTACCAAATAA
- the DCAF16 gene encoding DDB1- and CUL4-associated factor 16 isoform X6 has protein sequence MAPVPGRDEACSRSPTAGQTDQGPHLHWEADSRGRGYRQSFQTTPAGEGNTARLPRDYRERVERRELEETNPPPSTSRFGRMRWVSFKPFSEGDLAFLRERVIGSPGRDIRREDCGPPGCSVRGISQARILKWVAISSSTGSSPPWDLTRISCFGWREQLSHQGSPTKSSHSQVKATFADGPATKSPVSKGICTIYGKHRILAHQTDPWQLILPSPCTKVTAPADKEGNH, from the exons atgGCGCCAGTACCCGGCCGAGACGAAGCCTGTTCACGTTCGCCTACAGCTGGCCAAACTGACCAAGGTCCTCATCTCCACTGGGAAGCCGACAGTCGAGGGCGTGGTTACCGCCAAAGCTTTCAAACAACTCCCGCGGGAGAAGGAAATACCGCGAGACTACCGCGAGACTACCGCGAACGCGTAGAGCGGCGAGAGCTGGAAGAGACGAATCCACCGCCTTCAACCTCACGGTTTGGGCGCATGCGCTGGGTGTCTTTTAAGCCGTTTTCTGAGGGGGATTTGGCGTTTCTAAGAGAAAGGGTCATTGGCTCCCCCGGAAGAGATATCCGCCGGGA agactgtggcccgccaggctgctctgtccgtgggatttcccaggcaagaatactgaagtgggttgccatttcctcctccacgggatcttccccaccctgggatctaacccgcatctcctgctttggctggAGGgagcaactgagccaccagggaagccccacaaag TCTTCTCATTCACAGGTTAAGGCTACCTTTGCAGATGGTCCAGCAACTAAGTCGCCAGTTTCCAAGGGCATTTGCACCATCTATGGAAAACATCGGATCCTTGCACACCAGACAGATCCTTGGCAACTCATCCTACCATCCCCCTGCACAAAAGTTACTGCACCAGCTGACAAAGAAGGCAATCACTGA
- the DCAF16 gene encoding DDB1- and CUL4-associated factor 16 isoform X2, giving the protein MAPVPGRDEACSRSPTAGQTDQGPHLHWEADSRGRGYRQSFQTTPAGEGNTARLPRDYRERVERRELEETNPPPSTSRFGRMRWVSFKPFSEGDLAFLRERVIGSPGRDIRRDEIAGEESADVGGSWGREARVNLDKACCFEGLVYKRACCLVAKSCPTLRDPRDCGPPGCSVRGISQARILKWVAISSSTGSSPPWDLTRISCFGWREQLSHQGSPTKSSHSQVKATFADGPATKSPVSKGICTIYGKHRILAHQTDPWQLILPSPCTKVTAPADKEGNH; this is encoded by the exons atgGCGCCAGTACCCGGCCGAGACGAAGCCTGTTCACGTTCGCCTACAGCTGGCCAAACTGACCAAGGTCCTCATCTCCACTGGGAAGCCGACAGTCGAGGGCGTGGTTACCGCCAAAGCTTTCAAACAACTCCCGCGGGAGAAGGAAATACCGCGAGACTACCGCGAGACTACCGCGAACGCGTAGAGCGGCGAGAGCTGGAAGAGACGAATCCACCGCCTTCAACCTCACGGTTTGGGCGCATGCGCTGGGTGTCTTTTAAGCCGTTTTCTGAGGGGGATTTGGCGTTTCTAAGAGAAAGGGTCATTGGCTCCCCCGGAAGAGATATCCGCCGGGA TGAAATTGCTGGTGAAGAGTCTGCAGACGTGGGAGGCAGTTGGGGAAGAGAGGCACGAGTAAATTTAGATAAAGCTTGTTGTTTTGAAGGCCTGGTTTACAAACGTgcatgttgtttagtcgctaagtcgtgtccaactcttcgcgatcccagagactgtggcccgccaggctgctctgtccgtgggatttcccaggcaagaatactgaagtgggttgccatttcctcctccacgggatcttccccaccctgggatctaacccgcatctcctgctttggctggAGGgagcaactgagccaccagggaagccccacaaag TCTTCTCATTCACAGGTTAAGGCTACCTTTGCAGATGGTCCAGCAACTAAGTCGCCAGTTTCCAAGGGCATTTGCACCATCTATGGAAAACATCGGATCCTTGCACACCAGACAGATCCTTGGCAACTCATCCTACCATCCCCCTGCACAAAAGTTACTGCACCAGCTGACAAAGAAGGCAATCACTGA
- the DCAF16 gene encoding DDB1- and CUL4-associated factor 16 isoform X3, which yields MAPVPGRDEACSRSPTAGQTDQGPHLHWEADSRGRGYRQSFQTTPAGEGNTARLPRDYRERVERRELEETNPPPSTSRFGRMRWVSFKPFSEGDLAFLRERVIGSPGRDIRRDEIAGEESADVGGSWGREARVNLDKACCFEGLVYKRACCLVAKSCPTLRDPRDCGPPGCSVRGISQARILKWVAISSSTGSSPPWDLTRISCFGWREQLSHQGSPTKVKATFADGPATKSPVSKGICTIYGKHRILAHQTDPWQLILPSPCTKVTAPADKEGNH from the exons atgGCGCCAGTACCCGGCCGAGACGAAGCCTGTTCACGTTCGCCTACAGCTGGCCAAACTGACCAAGGTCCTCATCTCCACTGGGAAGCCGACAGTCGAGGGCGTGGTTACCGCCAAAGCTTTCAAACAACTCCCGCGGGAGAAGGAAATACCGCGAGACTACCGCGAGACTACCGCGAACGCGTAGAGCGGCGAGAGCTGGAAGAGACGAATCCACCGCCTTCAACCTCACGGTTTGGGCGCATGCGCTGGGTGTCTTTTAAGCCGTTTTCTGAGGGGGATTTGGCGTTTCTAAGAGAAAGGGTCATTGGCTCCCCCGGAAGAGATATCCGCCGGGA TGAAATTGCTGGTGAAGAGTCTGCAGACGTGGGAGGCAGTTGGGGAAGAGAGGCACGAGTAAATTTAGATAAAGCTTGTTGTTTTGAAGGCCTGGTTTACAAACGTgcatgttgtttagtcgctaagtcgtgtccaactcttcgcgatcccagagactgtggcccgccaggctgctctgtccgtgggatttcccaggcaagaatactgaagtgggttgccatttcctcctccacgggatcttccccaccctgggatctaacccgcatctcctgctttggctggAGGgagcaactgagccaccagggaagccccacaaag GTTAAGGCTACCTTTGCAGATGGTCCAGCAACTAAGTCGCCAGTTTCCAAGGGCATTTGCACCATCTATGGAAAACATCGGATCCTTGCACACCAGACAGATCCTTGGCAACTCATCCTACCATCCCCCTGCACAAAAGTTACTGCACCAGCTGACAAAGAAGGCAATCACTGA
- the DCAF16 gene encoding DDB1- and CUL4-associated factor 16 isoform X7 yields MAPVPGRDEACSRSPTAGQTDQGPHLHWEADSRGRGYRQSFQTTPAGEGNTARLPRDYRERVERRELEETNPPPSTSRFGRMRWVSFKPFSEGDLAFLRERVIGSPGRDIRREDCGPPGCSVRGISQARILKWVAISSSTGSSPPWDLTRISCFGWREQLSHQGSPTKVKATFADGPATKSPVSKGICTIYGKHRILAHQTDPWQLILPSPCTKVTAPADKEGNH; encoded by the exons atgGCGCCAGTACCCGGCCGAGACGAAGCCTGTTCACGTTCGCCTACAGCTGGCCAAACTGACCAAGGTCCTCATCTCCACTGGGAAGCCGACAGTCGAGGGCGTGGTTACCGCCAAAGCTTTCAAACAACTCCCGCGGGAGAAGGAAATACCGCGAGACTACCGCGAGACTACCGCGAACGCGTAGAGCGGCGAGAGCTGGAAGAGACGAATCCACCGCCTTCAACCTCACGGTTTGGGCGCATGCGCTGGGTGTCTTTTAAGCCGTTTTCTGAGGGGGATTTGGCGTTTCTAAGAGAAAGGGTCATTGGCTCCCCCGGAAGAGATATCCGCCGGGA agactgtggcccgccaggctgctctgtccgtgggatttcccaggcaagaatactgaagtgggttgccatttcctcctccacgggatcttccccaccctgggatctaacccgcatctcctgctttggctggAGGgagcaactgagccaccagggaagccccacaaag GTTAAGGCTACCTTTGCAGATGGTCCAGCAACTAAGTCGCCAGTTTCCAAGGGCATTTGCACCATCTATGGAAAACATCGGATCCTTGCACACCAGACAGATCCTTGGCAACTCATCCTACCATCCCCCTGCACAAAAGTTACTGCACCAGCTGACAAAGAAGGCAATCACTGA